In a genomic window of Helianthus annuus cultivar XRQ/B chromosome 10, HanXRQr2.0-SUNRISE, whole genome shotgun sequence:
- the LOC110885321 gene encoding uncharacterized protein LOC110885321 isoform X1, with amino-acid sequence MSRSRSISQTNSKSNSSSILSSEELSPFRPAVVDSDDVVFSSFAAKLSIHTGYWIQKDRHFILHQASCIWRCKRVGTRKVIHLEIDIYLAYWQYRCRGNI; translated from the exons ATGTCGAGGTCGAGATCTATATCGCAGACGAATTCGAAGTCGAATTCATCTTCGATTTTGAGTTCGGAGGAGTTGAGTCCGTTCCGGCCGGCGGTGGTTGATAGCGACGACGTCGTTTTCTCTTCTTTTGCCGCCAAGCTCAG TATACACACAGGTTATTGGATACAAAAAGACAGACACTTCATACTTCATCAAG CTTCATGTATATGGAGGTGTAAAAGGGTGGGTACGAGAAAAGTTATTCATTTGGAGATAGACATTTATTTGGCCTATTg GCAATatagatgcagaggaaatatttGA
- the LOC110885321 gene encoding uncharacterized protein LOC110885321 isoform X2: protein MSRSRSISQTNSKSNSSSILSSEELSPFRPAVVDSDDVVFSSFAAKLSIHTGYWIQKDRHFILHQASCIWRCKRVGTRKVIHLEIDIYLAY, encoded by the exons ATGTCGAGGTCGAGATCTATATCGCAGACGAATTCGAAGTCGAATTCATCTTCGATTTTGAGTTCGGAGGAGTTGAGTCCGTTCCGGCCGGCGGTGGTTGATAGCGACGACGTCGTTTTCTCTTCTTTTGCCGCCAAGCTCAG TATACACACAGGTTATTGGATACAAAAAGACAGACACTTCATACTTCATCAAG CTTCATGTATATGGAGGTGTAAAAGGGTGGGTACGAGAAAAGTTATTCATTTGGAGATAGACATTTATTTGGCCTATTg a